From Gimesia panareensis, the proteins below share one genomic window:
- a CDS encoding DJ-1/PfpI family protein yields the protein MAEKSILFLAGDYVEDYEIMVPFQALTMVGYQVDVVCPDKKAGDIIRTSIHDFEGDQTYSEKRGHNFTLNATFADVNPDSYTGLLIPGGRAPEYIRLNERVLEITRSFFDAGKPVAAICHGLQLLAAAGVLKDRSCTAYPACGPEVNLAGGTYVETAIDGVHVDGNLVSSPAWPAHPQWLAAFLNVLGTKIEL from the coding sequence ATGGCAGAGAAATCCATTCTGTTTCTGGCGGGTGATTATGTCGAAGACTATGAAATCATGGTGCCGTTCCAGGCGCTCACGATGGTCGGCTATCAGGTTGACGTCGTTTGCCCTGACAAAAAAGCGGGGGACATCATCCGCACTTCGATCCATGATTTCGAAGGGGATCAGACCTATTCCGAAAAACGGGGGCATAACTTCACCCTGAATGCAACGTTCGCGGATGTGAATCCGGACAGTTACACTGGTCTATTGATTCCCGGCGGACGGGCTCCCGAATACATTCGCCTTAACGAACGCGTACTCGAAATCACGCGCAGCTTCTTTGACGCAGGCAAACCGGTAGCGGCCATCTGTCACGGGCTGCAATTACTGGCTGCGGCAGGGGTCCTCAAAGACCGCAGCTGTACGGCGTACCCGGCCTGTGGCCCCGAGGTCAATCTGGCGGGAGGCACCTACGTGGAAACGGCCATCGATGGCGTCCACGTCGACGGGAACCTGGTTTCATCCCCCGCCTGGCCCGCCCATCCCCAATGGCTGGCTGCGTTCCTGAATGTACTGGGAACCAAAATTGAGCTCTGA
- a CDS encoding DUF423 domain-containing protein: MSCCSLNWSTIGATLGGLAVILGAFAAHGIDGYFAEKYAGQVKKVTGVEVPAAQKYLNDFKTGAQYQMYHSLALLAVGFAGITSRKQKLLNIAGWCFLLGIIFFSGSLYVLTLSGQTFWGAIAPIGGTLLIVGWFTLAAGICSCGGGSTTFTDGPETPAST; encoded by the coding sequence ATGTCCTGCTGCTCTCTTAACTGGTCAACCATCGGGGCGACGCTGGGTGGACTGGCTGTCATCCTGGGCGCCTTCGCTGCGCACGGAATCGATGGCTACTTCGCGGAAAAATACGCCGGTCAGGTCAAAAAAGTCACTGGCGTAGAAGTTCCTGCAGCCCAGAAATACCTGAATGACTTTAAAACCGGCGCCCAGTATCAGATGTATCATTCTCTGGCGCTGCTGGCCGTCGGTTTTGCCGGAATTACTTCGCGAAAACAGAAGCTGCTGAACATCGCAGGCTGGTGTTTTCTGCTGGGAATCATTTTTTTCTCCGGCAGTCTTTACGTTTTAACCTTGAGCGGTCAAACTTTCTGGGGAGCGATCGCGCCCATCGGGGGTACGCTGCTGATTGTCGGCTGGTTCACGCTCGCCGCGGGAATCTGTTCCTGTGGCGGGGGCTCGACCACTTTCACAGACGGCCCTGAAACTCCTGCCTCGACCTGA
- a CDS encoding dipeptidase: MLIFDAHLDMAWNACEWNRDLELPVSEIRKFERQFENITPGEATVSWHALRKGGVGMTISTLLPRLHRKDAALTHYQSREAAYGVAMGQLAYYRAMVEKGVLREIPDSKTLKSHVEEWEANEAAAREEGSSIPIGFILSMEGAPPILSPQQIEHWYDAGLRILGPAHYGPGPYCYGTGSTGGLKEEGPALLKEMDRVGMLLDVTHLADQSFWEALEIYQGPVLASHHNCRALVDADRQLTDEQIKALIERGAVIGCAFDNWMIKPGWTIGVSDPKTTSMEDIANHTDHICQLAGNAKHCGMGTDLDGGFGKEQTPHDLDTIADLEMYAGILEKRGYSAADIKGIMSQNFIDFFLKALPAG, from the coding sequence ATGCTGATTTTTGACGCCCACCTTGATATGGCCTGGAATGCCTGCGAATGGAACCGCGATCTGGAACTACCGGTCAGTGAAATTCGCAAGTTTGAACGCCAGTTCGAAAACATTACCCCCGGCGAAGCCACCGTTTCCTGGCACGCACTCCGCAAGGGAGGCGTGGGAATGACCATCTCCACGCTGCTGCCCCGCCTGCATCGCAAAGACGCTGCATTGACGCATTACCAGTCGCGCGAAGCCGCCTATGGAGTCGCCATGGGCCAGTTGGCTTATTATCGGGCGATGGTAGAGAAGGGGGTCCTGCGTGAAATCCCGGACAGTAAGACATTAAAAAGCCACGTCGAAGAGTGGGAAGCCAACGAAGCAGCCGCCCGCGAAGAGGGGAGTTCCATTCCCATCGGTTTTATTCTGAGCATGGAAGGGGCTCCGCCCATCCTGTCGCCTCAACAGATCGAGCATTGGTATGATGCGGGCCTGCGGATCCTGGGCCCCGCGCACTATGGGCCAGGTCCTTACTGCTATGGCACCGGAAGTACGGGTGGTCTCAAGGAAGAAGGCCCCGCATTGCTGAAAGAGATGGACCGGGTCGGCATGCTGCTGGATGTGACTCACCTCGCTGATCAGTCCTTCTGGGAAGCCCTGGAGATTTACCAGGGACCAGTACTGGCCAGTCACCATAACTGCCGCGCCCTGGTGGACGCGGACCGTCAACTCACCGATGAGCAGATCAAAGCCCTGATCGAACGTGGGGCGGTCATTGGCTGTGCCTTCGATAACTGGATGATCAAGCCCGGCTGGACCATCGGCGTTTCCGATCCCAAAACCACTTCGATGGAAGACATTGCCAATCACACTGACCACATCTGCCAGCTGGCAGGAAATGCGAAGCATTGTGGCATGGGAACCGACCTGGATGGTGGTTTTGGTAAAGAACAGACGCCGCACGACCTGGATACGATTGCTGATCTGGAAATGTACGCCGGGATCCTGGAAAAACGGGGGTACAGCGCTGCAGACATCAAAGGCATCATGTCGCAGAACTTTATTGATTTCTTCCTGAAAGCACTGCCTGCCGGTTAA
- a CDS encoding coiled-coil domain-containing protein, whose protein sequence is MLFFGKKILIGAAVLATLGTFVFGRDVISYMKTAGTSVRDAVKSEVPVDFEVERARKMVEDLVPDIRRCMHVIAEQQVDVETLQQEMHESELAMKQQKEAMFTLRSDLESNDTEFVYASRTYSKDDIRSDLAQRFDRFKVASETLKRNQQILKAREKALDANREKLENMLSSKMDLEVQIEQLEARLKSVQAAETVSNLQIDNSQLTRAKSLIRDLNKQLDVKEKLLDAEGKFTGLIPVDTKAEEKRDVVKQMDEYFKLKSGDKVAAQ, encoded by the coding sequence ATGTTATTTTTTGGTAAGAAAATTTTGATAGGTGCTGCAGTGCTGGCCACGCTGGGAACCTTCGTCTTTGGCCGCGATGTCATCAGTTATATGAAAACGGCCGGCACTTCGGTACGGGATGCGGTGAAATCGGAAGTTCCCGTCGATTTCGAAGTCGAACGTGCCCGGAAGATGGTGGAAGATCTGGTTCCGGATATCCGGCGTTGCATGCATGTGATCGCTGAGCAGCAGGTGGATGTGGAAACCCTGCAGCAGGAAATGCACGAATCCGAACTGGCGATGAAACAGCAGAAAGAAGCGATGTTCACACTGCGATCTGACCTGGAGTCAAACGACACTGAATTCGTTTACGCCAGCCGGACCTACTCCAAAGACGATATCCGCAGCGACCTGGCTCAGCGGTTTGACCGCTTCAAAGTGGCCTCCGAAACGCTGAAACGGAATCAGCAGATCTTGAAGGCCCGCGAAAAAGCCCTGGATGCCAATCGCGAAAAGCTGGAAAACATGCTGTCCTCGAAGATGGATCTGGAAGTGCAGATCGAACAGCTGGAAGCACGTCTGAAATCCGTCCAGGCTGCTGAAACTGTCAGCAATCTTCAGATCGACAACTCGCAGCTCACACGAGCCAAGAGCCTGATCCGCGATCTGAATAAGCAACTGGACGTCAAAGAAAAGCTGCTGGACGCCGAAGGCAAGTTCACCGGCCTGATTCCCGTCGATACCAAAGCGGAAGAAAAACGGGATGTCGTAAAGCAGATGGATGAATACTTCAAACTGAAATCCGGCGACAAGGTCGCTGCACAATAA
- a CDS encoding FHA domain-containing protein, whose product MGFFSPTSRDSQQPAAPSVSGANYLLWIDGVGTWLVYLQDTLRIGGPGRPGSTSPLSSEWADLALLSNLSRHHATIARSGENYYLDANAPVFCQQRPVNERILLTDRAELRLNQDTILTFTQPTALSTSACLEFTSFHQPQQRLDGIVLMAENCLLGATGENHVVCPKWPGSVVIYRQGDQILCRSRQEIYVNEEPASQGAVLTPGCLVSGPDLRFRWEVIV is encoded by the coding sequence GTGGGCTTCTTTTCTCCGACATCCAGGGACAGTCAGCAACCGGCAGCACCGTCTGTCTCGGGAGCGAATTACCTGCTGTGGATTGACGGGGTGGGAACCTGGCTGGTCTATCTGCAGGACACGCTGCGGATTGGTGGGCCGGGAAGACCAGGCTCCACCAGCCCCCTGAGCTCAGAATGGGCGGACCTGGCATTGCTGTCGAATCTGTCGCGGCACCATGCGACGATTGCCCGCTCCGGGGAGAATTATTACCTGGACGCCAACGCTCCCGTGTTCTGCCAGCAGCGTCCCGTGAATGAACGTATCTTGCTGACTGATCGGGCGGAGCTTAGACTGAATCAGGATACCATTCTGACCTTTACCCAGCCCACCGCACTCAGCACCTCTGCCTGTCTGGAATTCACCAGTTTTCACCAGCCTCAACAGAGACTGGACGGGATCGTGTTGATGGCAGAGAACTGCCTGCTGGGGGCAACCGGGGAAAATCATGTTGTCTGCCCCAAGTGGCCGGGTTCAGTGGTCATCTATCGGCAGGGAGACCAGATTCTCTGTCGATCGCGACAGGAGATTTATGTGAATGAGGAACCTGCCTCACAGGGAGCCGTTTTAACCCCGGGTTGCCTGGTGAGTGGTCCTGACCTTCGCTTTCGATGGGAGGTTATTGTTTAA
- a CDS encoding PLDc N-terminal domain-containing protein codes for MFSIFGLLFAFLTFAFGMLCFAFWIWMLIDCLKYEPSSGNEKIIWVLIMVFLPALGSLLYYIVRRPERIKQTGQ; via the coding sequence ATGTTCTCTATTTTTGGTTTGTTATTCGCTTTTTTGACTTTTGCGTTCGGAATGCTTTGCTTTGCGTTCTGGATCTGGATGCTGATCGACTGCCTGAAATATGAACCATCTTCTGGAAATGAGAAGATCATCTGGGTCCTGATCATGGTCTTTTTACCTGCGCTGGGATCGCTGCTGTACTACATCGTCAGGCGTCCAGAACGCATTAAACAGACGGGACAGTAA